The genomic interval TAGCTGCTCTTATTCTCACTAGACCACTGGTGCATTCACTCACAGCCAAATGGCTTATACAATGTCCTCTAAACAATGATGACCACTCGCTGGGAGTAACATACATGGCTATTATCTTCTATTATGgcattttccttttcattccTAAACAAAAATCTTTGCCCTCATAAACACCACAAGGGGAAAGTtgctgtgcatatatatatatatatatatatatatatatatatatatatatatatatatatatatatatatatatatatatatatatatatatatagtgtataaaTGAAAACATCCTTTGAGTGTCTTTCTGCATGAAACTGAAAGGAATACCAGGGGGCTTTTATACTGGTGATTTACACTGAATGCAGTTGTGTGCAATAGGCATGCTCTTGTATTAATGTCTAAGGCTCCAGAGAACTGGACAGACCTGCCCTTTGACTTTAGCTCATGACTGAGCCATTCTTAGAAGAGGCCACAACAGACGCTCTCAGAGTTGCTACCATAACACTCCACGCTCATAATCGCCCAGCAGTGATACCGAATCCTAATTTCAGAATGTATTATACCTGCACTTGAGCACTTTTTCATAAAACAATGTAAAACTTATGCTTTTGAAGGAATGATAAAAAGGACAGAACGAACTTAACAGTTAAAGTGGGAGTAACCTTGCAACCATctgttctctcttttcttctccagAACTCTGCTGACCTGTCACGATGACGCTTCTAAATTTGTGCACCTCTTGGCCAAGCCTGGCTGCAATTACCTGGAACAAGATGACTTTATTCCATTCCTGCAGGTACTGGCTGCAGCACACCCAGGGAGAGGGCTGGACTTGGCAGTATGAGATGGCAAATAGCATTGGCTTGGGTGGTGCAAACTGGGCTTATTTTTTTGGACTGCCCTGCTGAGACTGCTTTTTCATGTGGCGGAGGACTAATTCAGGGACCTTACTGTAAGCTAGTAATATAGTGATGGGAGATTCCCCTGATGGAGATGAAAATGTGGCTCATGTTCTGAACGCATTATAGTACTAAAataatcacacacaaaaaatagaCTTATGGTTCATTTATTAGCCTCAAAAGACAGGTTTAATTGAGTGTTTGGAAATTCTTACCATGTGGACCTGCTGTGGTGGCTATTTGTATTctcatcccagctgacaagctGTTGGTGTGCCACACAGGCCCCACCCTACACCTGATTCATTTTCATGCTGGCAGGAACGGCGGTCTGAGCTGAACACCCGTTAGCATACCACCAGAGATGCCTTGTGGCTCACGCTGTTTAATTTGTATGGTTCCACTCAGCGAATCGCCTTTGACTGTTTTGATGAATGAAAGGTGGATTGCAGTGGAGTAGATTTGACTGTCCCCGCCTGTTTCCTGTGCCCTGTGATTTATGTGTTTCTCTATGATTTAATTTCTCACAGTAAGAGTCAAAGAGGCATGACGGCTGCCCTGAAATAAGGCCTTTTAATTTCATTGCCACCTTCACATTTATGTCAACAATTCTTTCCTCCAGTAGAAAGATGGGGTGTAGAACAAAGAAATGACATGAGGGAGTTTCATGGCAAGAATATAACTGCAGTTTGAAATGCAGCACCCTCACTGTGACTTTATTGCATTAGGAAGGAGGGAAGGTCACTAAGTAAGCATATTCTTTGTAACCTTCCTACCACTTTGCTGTCAGTTAAAAAAGGCTCATGCTCATCCCAAAACCAGTTGACCcagattttaaagaaaaatgtaaaataaagggAATTCTCATTTCCCATAAAGGAGAATTTCTTTACATGGCACAATTTATGAAGCATGCGATAAGTCAGAATGATGTAGATAAACACTGTCAGCTCCTGATGTTTAAAtcagttgtcatttttattcctCCTTTGTAAGTCATGTGCTCGGTGTACCTGTAAAGAAAGACAGATGTGGTTTGCCAGAATTTAACTGAACGTTTCTTTTTGTTACTGCCGAGGCCATAGTGTGTCATTGAGATGATCATTATCGcttgtgtttgggtttttttggctaTATAATCAAGCAGAGTAGCATCAAAGTGAGCTGACTTTACTTTATGTTCTCAGGATGTGGTGAACTCACACCCAGGCCTGGCTTTTCTAAAAGAGGCACCGGACTTTCACTCACGATACATCACCACGGTATACCGCCATAATACACGACTGCACTTTGTAgtgaaacacaaaaatggcatTATCTCGCCAAGATAACACTGTCAGTTGTTTTTCAGGTGATTCAGAGGATATTTTACAATGTGAACCGGTCATGGACGGGGAAAATAACATGTTCTGAGCTCAGGAAAAGTAACTTTCTCCAGGTAATTATACAGAAATGCATGTtaactgtgtggagtttgcatgttctccccgtgtctgtgtgggttttctccgggtactccggtttcctcccacagtccaaagacatgcgctcagtggggttaggttaattggtggttctaaattgcccataggcaaccattcacatgtgagtatgaatggttgcctatttctctgtgttagccctgcgacaggctggcaacttgtacagggtgtacccagcctttcaccctatgacagctgggataggctccaaaaGGACGGAAGGATGGATGTTAACTGTTTCACtcagtttcttgtttttatgttgttttaagGTTAATAATTAAAGCTATTgtgttttaaaattgtattaatTTCTCTTTTGTTGCAGCTTTACAAAGCTAGAAACTATCTTTTTTTAAGCTAATCATTTTAGTCACTTTACGTCCTAAAGGAAACTAGCTTTGTAAATGCATATTTACTTCAATCATTTCTATATGTAATGAAAACCTTGGCATATGACAGCATATGAAGCAAGGGGAGTATACTGTTACATGCTAAAAAGAGTATTGTGATTTATTGAAGTAAAATTATGATGAAAGGCTTTTATACTTCCTGCTGGGCAGAATGTGGCATTGCTGGAGCAAGAAGAGGACGTGAACCAGCTGACAGAGTTTTTCTCCTATGAGCATTTCTATGTTATTTACTGCAAGTTCTGGGAGCTGGACTCTGATCACGACCTCTACATAGACCAGAAGGACCTAGCACGACACAATGACCAAGGTGCACAAACACACCCcactttcacacacaaaagcattcatttctttaatttaGTCCTTTATTTATGTCACATCAGCATGTATTtttggaaaaatatatatagccgatggaagaggaagagaactAAATTAACTTTCCTTAAGTCTTCCTGCCAGTGATAGTGCAGTCAGTAAACTTAAACTACCAGTAACAGGAAAAGGCATCTGTAAATGGTATTTGGTCGGGGCTTACTcctcacaaaacaaacacacagccaggaAAAAGATTTGTCTTTGACACTACCTTCACACACACTCCACACCACATGTTGTTGGTTGATGGTCTATGAGTGAAGCAGGGGAAATGAGACACAAGATCAATAAGAGTGCAGCATATACGCTCAGTTCCAATGACGCCATGTCTGGAACAATTTCTGACACCATACAGTCGAAATGATGACCAGAGGATTTATAGCATtgtcaagattaaaaaaatctacacTAGCCAGTCTGGATTTACAGTCTGTGAGAATGGGTTACATGTGTTGTGAAAAAGTTGTATAGTAAGTGAAGGAGCTGTTGTCCAGGAGAGGAAAtacgtattttttttttccccaaatagaCTTGATTGTATGTGACCTCTTTATATATTTCTTTCCAGCCATCTCACAAAAGATGATTGAAAGAATATTCTCAGGGACAGTAACAAGGTAAATGTAATCAAGTTTAAAGAGATGCAAGTCTTATCTAGTCTCCACTGCTAGCTTTaatacttttttgtgtgttttccacaGGGACAGACGTGTGTATAAGGAGGGACGGCTGAGTTACGCTGATTTCGTCTGGTTCCTCATCTCTGAGGAAGACAAAAAGACTGACACCAGGTATCACTCAACAACACTGATTGCATCATCCTTTTCCTGAGGGGTTTGATCTCTGCTCACATCAGCCGTCTCTTCTTTGACTTTATCTCTGTCTGATTAGCATAGAGTACTGGTTCCGCTGTATGGACCTGGATGGGGACGGGGTGCTGAGCATGTATGAGCTGGAGTACTTCTACGAGGAGCAGTGTCAGAAGCTGGAGGCCATGGCTATTGAGCCGCTGCCCTTTGAGGACTGCCTCTGCCAAATGCTTGACCTTGTCAAGCCTGAGGTCGAAGGTCAGGATCTGTTTTACATTAATACACACtcagacattcacacacaagaGATATTATAGGTTCCACTTTGGCCACAATCACAgtggcatgcacacacacacacacacacacattttcaggcCAGGTCATTGATCATTAGCTGAGAGGACACTAATAGATGAGAGACGGACTGCTGCCAGCTGCTGGTGTTATTCACACTGTGAAACAAATTCCCTCCAGCACTTTCACTTAAGTTGAAATTAAATTTATGTCCTgaattgttttgggtttttttgtttgtttgttttttaaggtttttttttttgtttgtttgttttctttgtaaatttaATATCATCAAATCCAAAAACTTAATAATTAACATTAAGTATAGTTTACTTTTTGAATTATTGACAGAGTATGCTGTAGGAAGTCATTATTTGCAGCCATAGTGTGAAATATTGTAACCAAACTGTGTTCATTGGCAGGCTAAAGAGCTCATCCATAAGTCATGCCACACAGTGAGATGAGGGAAACTGTGAGGTGACTTGGTAGATGTCATAGTTGGATCATCAGTATTATGTCTCAGGCCAAATTTAAAAGCTAAAACCCTTATATAGACAGACAACAGTTAGCTAATGTGCATGCCATAAATGACCTGTTTGAAGTGCCTGGTTTCTATTGTCCAGGTAAGATCACTCTGCGGGACCTTAAGAGGTGCAAGTTGGCTCATATCTTCTTTGACACGTTCTTCAACATCGAGAAGTACCTGGACCACGAGCAAAAGGACCCTTTCTCTGTCATAAGGGTGAGTAAGACTGAATTCTGACCAGATGTGACACAGTattgtgtcttgttttcctgTCAGTGGATCATGTAACTTGTCATCTTTTTAAGGAGGTGGAGACGGACGGGCAGGAGCTGTCAGACTGGGAGAAATATGCTGCAGAGGAGTACGACATATTGGTAGCCGAGGAGGCTGCCAATGACCAGTGTAATGATGTGTAAGTGTGAGGGTACTCGTGGATCTGTCAGGAATGGCAGCAGTTACCATTCAAGGCTCGGTTTTTCGCAAACAGTTTTTCTTAAGTAAAGATAAAAGAGAAAAGGATTCACTTTCATGTCCACTTGTAGTCTTaagaaaagttatttttttcttacaaattC from Archocentrus centrarchus isolate MPI-CPG fArcCen1 chromosome 21, fArcCen1, whole genome shotgun sequence carries:
- the ppp2r3b gene encoding serine/threonine-protein phosphatase 2A regulatory subunit B'' subunit beta isoform X1 encodes the protein MPSPQVLQPVLKMKVDELFLSWLSEPATQSVLKDYLDLIKSGQPIDLSIGDAQDKRSLSFNENNNVASQKNLAEKKPAPLSTPFSSPSTSTLPSRSSSNTRMTGPSGRVLRRSVSTKKAQVRTEEPVTTALSESIPKFYFPQGRPQANLNIDSLISKIEKIFSQFPNERATIEDMGQVAKACECPLYWKVPLFCSAGGDRTGFVSVHKFVAMWRKTLLTCHDDASKFVHLLAKPGCNYLEQDDFIPFLQDVVNSHPGLAFLKEAPDFHSRYITTVIQRIFYNVNRSWTGKITCSELRKSNFLQNVALLEQEEDVNQLTEFFSYEHFYVIYCKFWELDSDHDLYIDQKDLARHNDQAISQKMIERIFSGTVTRDRRVYKEGRLSYADFVWFLISEEDKKTDTSIEYWFRCMDLDGDGVLSMYELEYFYEEQCQKLEAMAIEPLPFEDCLCQMLDLVKPEVEGKITLRDLKRCKLAHIFFDTFFNIEKYLDHEQKDPFSVIREVETDGQELSDWEKYAAEEYDILVAEEAANDQCNDVYENPLSPLGQHISSELGLTKRHFFEIPSPHCNLDLDEYEYEDDFE
- the ppp2r3b gene encoding serine/threonine-protein phosphatase 2A regulatory subunit B'' subunit beta isoform X2, with the translated sequence MPSPQVLQPVLKMKVDELFLSWLSEPATQSVLKDYLDLIKSGQPIDLSIGDAQDKRSLSFNENNNVASQKNLAEKKPAPLSTPFSSPSTSTLPSRSSSNTRMTGPSGRVLRRSVSTKKAQVRTEEPVTTALSESIPKFYFPQGRPQANLNIDSLISKIEKIFSQFPNERATIEDMGQVAKACECPLYWKVPLFCSAGGDRTGFVSVHKFVAMWRKTLLTCHDDASKFVHLLAKPGCNYLEQDDFIPFLQDVVNSHPGLAFLKEAPDFHSRYITTVIQRIFYNVNRSWTGKITCSELRKSNFLQNVALLEQEEDVNQLTEFFSYEHFYVIYCKFWELDSDHDLYIDQKDLARHNDQAISQKMIERIFSGTVTRDRRVYKEGRLSYADFVWFLISEEDKKTDTSIEYWFRCMDLDGDGVLSMYELEYFYEEQCQKLEAMAIEPLPFEDCLCQMLDLVKPEVEGKITLRDLKRCKLAHIFFDTFFNIEKYLDHEQKDPFSVIREVETDGQELSDWEKYAAEEYDILVAEEAANDQCNDVLFPQAW
- the ppp2r3b gene encoding serine/threonine-protein phosphatase 2A regulatory subunit B'' subunit beta isoform X3 → MPSPQVLQPVLKMKVDELFLSWLSEPATQSVLKDYLDLIKSGQPIDLSIGDAQDKRSLSFNENNNVASQKNLAEKKPAPLSTPFSSPSTSTLPSRSSSNTRMTGPSGRVLRRSVSTKKAQVRTEEPVTTALSESIPKFYFPQGRPQANLNIDSLISKIEKIFSQFPNERATIEDMGQVAKACECPLYWKVPLFCSAGGDRTGFVSVHKFVAMWRKTLLTCHDDASKFVHLLAKPGCNYLEQDDFIPFLQDVVNSHPGLAFLKEAPDFHSRYITTVIQRIFYNVNRSWTGKITCSELRKSNFLQNVALLEQEEDVNQLTEFFSYEHFYVIYCKFWELDSDHDLYIDQKDLARHNDQAISQKMIERIFSGTVTRDRRVYKEGRLSYADFVWFLISEEDKKTDTSIEYWFRCMDLDGDGVLSMYELEYFYEEQCQKLEAMAIEPLPFEDCLCQMLDLVKPEVEGKITLRDLKRCKLAHIFFDTFFNIEKYLDHEQKDPFSVIREVETDGQELSDWEKYAAEEYDILVAEEAANDQCNDVNTTD
- the ppp2r3b gene encoding serine/threonine-protein phosphatase 2A regulatory subunit B'' subunit beta isoform X4, producing the protein MPSPQVLQPVLKMKVDELFLSWLSEPATQSVLKDYLDLIKSGQPIDLSIGDAQDKRSLSFNENNNVASQKNLAEKKPAPLSTPFSSPSTSTLPSRSSSNTRMTGPSGRVLRRSVSTKKAQVRTEEPVTTALSESIPKFYFPQGRPQANLNIDSLISKIEKIFSQFPNERATIEDMGQVAKACECPLYWKVPLFCSAGGDRTGFVSVHKFVAMWRKTLLTCHDDASKFVHLLAKPGCNYLEQDDFIPFLQDVVNSHPGLAFLKEAPDFHSRYITTVIQRIFYNVNRSWTGKITCSELRKSNFLQNVALLEQEEDVNQLTEFFSYEHFYVIYCKFWELDSDHDLYIDQKDLARHNDQAISQKMIERIFSGTVTRDRRVYKEGRLSYADFVWFLISEEDKKTDTSIEYWFRCMDLDGDGVLSMYELEYFYEEQCQKLEAMAIEPLPFEDCLCQMLDLVKPEVEGKITLRDLKRCKLAHIFFDTFFNIEKYLDHEQKDPFSVIREVETDGQELSDWEKYAAEEYDILVAEEAANDQCNDVG
- the ppp2r3b gene encoding serine/threonine-protein phosphatase 2A regulatory subunit B'' subunit beta isoform X5, translated to MRMKELSLRQDPDLRKELALLARGCDFVLPSRFKKRLRAFQQGQAQVRTEEPVTTALSESIPKFYFPQGRPQANLNIDSLISKIEKIFSQFPNERATIEDMGQVAKACECPLYWKVPLFCSAGGDRTGFVSVHKFVAMWRKTLLTCHDDASKFVHLLAKPGCNYLEQDDFIPFLQDVVNSHPGLAFLKEAPDFHSRYITTVIQRIFYNVNRSWTGKITCSELRKSNFLQNVALLEQEEDVNQLTEFFSYEHFYVIYCKFWELDSDHDLYIDQKDLARHNDQAISQKMIERIFSGTVTRDRRVYKEGRLSYADFVWFLISEEDKKTDTSIEYWFRCMDLDGDGVLSMYELEYFYEEQCQKLEAMAIEPLPFEDCLCQMLDLVKPEVEGKITLRDLKRCKLAHIFFDTFFNIEKYLDHEQKDPFSVIREVETDGQELSDWEKYAAEEYDILVAEEAANDQCNDVYENPLSPLGQHISSELGLTKRHFFEIPSPHCNLDLDEYEYEDDFE